The genomic region tgataagtgtaatatacgCTATTTTTCGTCTAAATTCTGATAAAAGAAAGTCAGgtgtaaaaagtaaaattttacaggggtataagtgtaattttaaattttttgaaaaaaatgtaattttgtatttcaaaagagggtctaaatgtaattatccctaaaatagATGAATAATTTCTATTAGTATTTTCTCGATTGGATAAAATATAGGATCAGAGCCGGATTATACTATCACAACCAAAAAGTAGGATAAGTTATCAAgccttaataatatttagtttgagaaaatttgtttgacttgcaataagtgaataataagtcaattgagagtaaatatgaatttttcctgctaatatcaacaaaagtaaattttgacaaatggGGATCTATTTactatacaaaaataaatattaagggaattagatgtaatttttcaagttaCAGGGGATTTATGtctaattataccaaattctAGAGGAGTACTATGTAATTATGCCTAAATAAAATGTGggatagaaaaatttaataatttctgtTGATATTCATCCAATTGGATAAAATGTGGAATTAGGGCGGAGTATACTATCACAACTCGAAAGTATGGGATGAAAAtgcaaattctaatttttacaggactaaaaatataatttagcttattttgctttttccCTCTTTCTTGTGTCAGCTCCTGTTAcagtgaagaaaaataatttggttagTGCAACTAATGACTCAATGTCAAGAACGTCTTACAGAGAACAAAATCTGCATAATGTTCCATATACACTCATTGTCTGTTGTAGTTGTCTATGTATCTTGAAATCCagttttcaacaaaattaatactGCATTTGTCTTATGATATCGATCGACAATTGCTCGGAGTAAACTTCAAGAGCAACAGAGAGAAGAGTAGCTGCCTTCTTCTGTATGCGATCGACAAAAGATTAAAAGCAAGAAAGCATCATATACCGGCATCTGGAACGAATGTCAACGTTTTCCAATCATGCGAAAAACAGACAGCTATTAAGGTTAGAAAGTAGTGGTCCGAAAATTTCAAGTAAAAGGGAACTTGTTCATTTTTGAGTTGATCTAGGATTATCAAACGGTGTAAATCATGGCACGTTAATAGTGGGACGTCCTACATTATGCAGACATGACATGATTCATGGATTTACATATCTTTTTCTTGGTATTAATGTTATGTTTTGTCCTGTTTGTTTGGTAGTAAACAAGAATCAGTGATGTCTTAAAATCTCAACGCTCAGTTTATCGTCTCAGATGAATTGTTTAATTCGGTTACTCTTACAACAGAACGATACGTACGTCTTAGGAAGATTGTTAGTCCCACATTCATCATCAGAAGATTTGAGGACAGATGAAGCTTATCTTTGATGATCTGCTTGATTCTCTTTACGTCTGCTTTGTGGAAAGAGATACTGCTGAAATCATTACATCAAGTTGAGGAGTTAGTTGAGTTTGttgacaaaatttaatattgtctTTGTCTTGACCAAGTTGGTAAACTAATCAGTTGGAGAAAGAAATGCTCTACTCAATGATCATCACTCATCTTGTGGGGTGGATATTATGCAGGTGGATTAGCGTTGTCTATGCTCCATCGGACGGCTATCAATTCGATCGAAGCTTCATCTGATTCATGATCTCAAAGATCATGGTGATGCAACTCAGAGCAAAATCTTTGAGTCAGAAATTAGGTACATTATCAAGCACTATTATTACACTAACTAAAGCTTTGTAGCATAACTTTTTATGAACTCTTTTCTGGTTAAGTGGGAAGTTgaccttttatattttagtttaatgcaTGTTACAgattcctctctctctctctctctctctctctctctccctctctctcttttcttttcaaaagaGATTTGGAGGATCCTTTTGTTgatgaaggaaagaaaaaagtagtGGATGTGATGGGGAAGTCTGTCCCAATGTTGCCTGAGCTCTCTAGTTACACCTAGTTGTCGGTTGGCCGTCCGTGGAGATAGTATGATGATTCTGTCCTAATAATAGAAACCTCGAATCAGGTAATAAGAGAAACTTGAGCGATCATGGACGACGTAGGAGTAGTTCTGCATGTCTATGCTATTACTCATCACTATGCATTTCCGAATAGATTTCAGTTGATGGGAATGGTGTGTATGATCCAAAATGAAACTCAAAATCACTTTCCctcaaaatttgaactatctcTTTTGTCTAAAGAGGAGAAGGATTTCAAATACAGTAGataagtaagaaaataaaaggacaaGAACAAAAACCAGGTAGCAGCCTCAACTGAATTGACCTCCCTGTACAAAATCAGACAAGATGAGAATTTATCAAGAATGATAGACATATACCTTATTTATTTCAACCAAAATCTTGGAGGGCCGCCTCAAATTTTTGGTTCCTATATGACTTAGTAGTAAGAGAATGTGGAGTCATGATATCCCATTCGTGATGTGCTTGCTGATCTTGAATATTTCTTGGACGAGGACGGAGACGTCGACATATCCCCCGACCTTCTCCTCAGCATCTGCCTCATCCCATCTGCGACTTTAACTGCCGGATTCGATTTATACTTACGACAAAACGACATGTGTGCCTTAACAGCCTCTTCCATCCCAGATTGCTTCTTCCCAGCTCTATTAACCTCATCTCTTACAGCCTCTGAACACAGACCACACAGCCATTTCCCATCAAAATTTGCTTTCACTTTACTTATGTAGTCCTGTGTGCAGTCCTCCTTCAGCCCACAACACTCACACTTCACCAATTCTATGTCCATCTTTCCTAATCTCCTGtcttttctcaaacaaaggaaaaacagACAAAGGTTTCAACTGACATATAtgaacaaattcaagaaaaattccACAGCATTTCTATGTtgtctttttttccttttcctttgcAAGAAACTGAGGAAAGAattgtgagtgtgtgtgtgtggttggAGTGTGAAGAGGGGCAGAAGAAGGAGAGAGGTTTTATAGTCAGGGAAATTAAATCAGCCATAATTTTCTCCATGTTATAAGGGAAATTTGGGCAGTGGAATATGAGACAATGTGGTCTGTGAGGGCCCCTTAAGTGGTGTGGCCCTTTCTctttcaacataaaaaatgttaGCAGAGGGCTGATGAATTGGATTCTCTACTTGCCTTTGTCATGTtcttaccaatttttttagctgttttttttttatggggggggggggggggggttttttttttgtttgggggggggggggggtggagTTTTTGTTTAGTTTCAAAGGGATCCATGTGGTTCCATCAAAAGTAGAGgataatttattcaacatTGCTAAGGTTGTTGATTTTAGTTCTGTTGGTATTGTTTCTCTActttttcatactttaaaGTTTCGGCTCATATTCAATAATATCGGTTGATATGTgtccaaattgaattttaataatctataaatacttaaatttattattcttcGGTCTCTTTTACTTAGCGTGATGAGATTTAAGTGGTATAGATAATTTTAGGATCGCAATCCGGCCATAATTAGCTACAATAGCGGGCTTTAACTCTAATACTGGGCCgattcaaaacaaaataaacaaaaaattcagggtgatttcttttttggatATTCTTTGGACTATGATTATTTGGGTCATATTTACTTTGTGGGAGGGGATTATTGACGATATAAATAATTGCATGATTAAATTGGGGATATGCCATGACAAGATAAATTTGTCTTTTGTTTACTTAGAATGGCAAAATTTAAGACTAATTCATGATAATTTATCTCGTACACATCTCATTTTTGGTCTCTATCACTTAAGTCCTATTCACTTTTTTGGCCCTAATTATTACGGAGATTTCACtttaaagaataatattttatattttgtcttatttttaatctatttattaaataattaaaaaatatagttatgtGAAACTCACGTGATCGTTAGGTGGGAAAATGGAGGGATAACTTAACGGTTTTTTACTTTTCGTTATGCagttaaatatttgatgagaACAACCGCGTGATGCTCGTGTGGCCGTTAAGTTGGGTGTGTTGGGGGAATTCGGGCATGTAAGAGGCACATGCTTCATTCTTTTAGGAATTATGACTGCAACCTTCGATTAGAGAAGGAAACTATTAAAGCTTACAGCCTTACACATTTGGGTCCTCCGAAACTTGCGAGAATTGAACTTCTCTTGgtctaaaaaaataagtgattCAACTAATGTAAATTAAGTATCATGCGAGAACCTCATTGGTGCTTCAAGTCCAGATAAAAGGTTCTATGATCGTGACAATATTGCAAGTGTCAGTTTGCACTACCATGAAGAAGTGATACATGGGCTCCTTCACAGGTTggacaaaatagaaaagaggTGCCCATCGTGAGGAAAAAGGTCAAGATTTTCCTCCAAAACACCCACTTAACGGCTCCATGAGTATCACATAGCTATTtccatcaattatttaatagcAAGATGAAAAACGAGAAAAATCGTAAATCCTTAAAGTGAGAATACTGTAACCATtgaaactaaaagtaaacaagGCCAAAGCTGTGGAATAATAAGTGAGATTTTCAGTGAGAAGCACATGTCTCTTTACCCTCCAAACTCCAACTTAATACTCATGTGAGTCTCACGTGACTATTTCTATCAATTATTTAACGTAGGGactaaatgtaaaataaaatataagatatcatccttaaagtaaaattttagtaattattgGGGTTAAAATGAACGCCAAAACAAACAAAGCGAAAGACGACGACATCCTAGGAGAGGACTTGGAATATCTAATTTTCTggtatttatgatttttcaaactatcCCATAATTAAACAATACTTCACCATTATCCATGTTTGCTCAAtgacttttcttttcctccataaaatataatttgctcatttacaacaTTATACGAGAGCTATTCGCATTTTACTGtacataaaagaatattttcttgtaatcacctattttctattataaattcaagtttaataacaatattttatttcattttatgctAAAACTTCTTAATATACacagtaaattacaatgaaatcTCAtgaattttggtataattacatacaaATACTCCtcatcatttgaaaaattaagaatattcttggtgtttgatgaaattatgtaagtTTTGAATGGAAACCttaaattatcaactttgtccttactgtatatttattttttttccaaaaagaaaagttgaaaaattgtaaaaacaaaatagacaaagtggatgaaaatatttgaaaattttgtaaaaaaagttGTCCAGTTACCCCATAAGAAAACGTTccataataatcaaaattataatttacacttCACAAGTACATTTTAGTtagttcatcataaaaaatagataaaaggCTTGAAAGCCTAATGGAGATCAATAGATTAGGTCACTAGTTGCATGGATCAGCGTACCAACATTATTACAATACCGCGTGTTTGAAGTATGGTGGGTGATCTGAGGTCCAAATTTGGATTAgattttagggttaattacaaattccttttgaaaagtataaaattatatttttttcaaaaatatttttaaattatatttacacttctttttaaaatttatcatttacaTTCGACCtctttttgttagaatttgggCAAAAATACTGacataagtaaataaattataaaaattttcaattttaccccttatgtaataattttgtacttgtaatgaaaataatataatgatgttaacctcaccccgtttatatatataactacaaaatatacatgaaaattttaactGAGGagtaaacttaaaaattatggtaactttttttcctaatgttattatttttcatctgaCTCCTAACAGAAGGGTcgaaaaaagtgtaatttcacatttttagagGGATGTGTAAGTGTAATCAACCCTAAGTTTTACTTATCTCCTTTCTTCGGTATCAGGTTTTCATACATTCCCAATCTTGGTACAACAacataaaagatattgatTAGAGTTTTTCGATACTTAAATTAGTAAGACCGAATCAAGGTGAAGCTTGGGAGAATAGagaaagtattaaaaattgtacCGAATATCTGGAGAGTGTATATTTTACCTACTTTGTCAAGTTGTACAATTCACAATAAACTACTAATCCAATTTTGACCGGACAACAAAAATGATCAAGTACATTATCCAATTTGGTTCGTAAAGCTGTCGAGTCGAATGTAGATTTGAGAAGTGCATATTTCACCAGCAATAAcatgtttggaaaattatatttttgatcccataTGTTAGAGTCTTTATCAAATTAGtctcatttattatg from Sesamum indicum cultivar Zhongzhi No. 13 linkage group LG3, S_indicum_v1.0, whole genome shotgun sequence harbors:
- the LOC105157009 gene encoding uncharacterized protein LOC105157009: MDIELVKCECCGLKEDCTQDYISKVKANFDGKWLCGLCSEAVRDEVNRAGKKQSGMEEAVKAHMSFCRKYKSNPAVKVADGMRQMLRRRSGDMSTSPSSSKKYSRSASTSRMGYHDSTFSYY